The Blattabacterium cuenoti genome includes a region encoding these proteins:
- the pnuC gene encoding nicotinamide riboside transporter PnuC, which translates to MNDWIDILFYPYYNRNIFSIILEFTAVAFTVFSVFFAQNNSIWGYPIGIVSTIIYSYLTFVTSLYGDFIINLYYTVMSFYGWYVWLYKKDKKNKEIPITFCNQKDYLHTAILFLSTCIFSMMVYYFHGKLQSHFDWMDVLTTGIYFSGMYQMAMKKVENWIFWMVGNVISVPLYFLKGFVLTGILFIILVLLAIAGFFIWKKKALNKIL; encoded by the coding sequence ATGAATGATTGGATCGATATCCTTTTTTACCCCTATTATAATAGGAACATTTTTTCTATAATTTTAGAATTTACAGCTGTAGCATTTACAGTATTTAGTGTTTTTTTTGCTCAAAATAATAGTATATGGGGATATCCAATAGGAATAGTAAGTACTATAATATATAGTTATTTAACTTTCGTGACTTCTCTTTATGGTGATTTTATTATTAATCTGTATTACACGGTGATGAGTTTTTATGGATGGTATGTATGGCTATATAAAAAGGATAAAAAAAATAAAGAAATTCCTATCACTTTTTGCAATCAAAAAGATTATTTACACACGGCTATTTTATTTTTATCTACTTGTATTTTCAGCATGATGGTTTATTATTTTCATGGAAAACTTCAATCCCATTTTGATTGGATGGATGTATTGACAACAGGTATTTATTTTTCTGGGATGTATCAAATGGCTATGAAAAAAGTAGAAAACTGGATATTTTGGATGGTTGGAAACGTTATTTCCGTTCCTCTTTATTTTTTGAAAGGCTTTGTATTGACAGGAATTTTATTTATCATTCTTGTCCTATTGGCTATAGCAGGATTTTTTATTTGGAAGAAAAAAGCACTCAATAAAATTTTATAA
- a CDS encoding 4'-phosphopantetheinyl transferase family protein encodes MNFCAYKFNNLHTKIIVFRWEHFLETTFLEKLILSDKEKMFFLSLSKKRKREFLGIRYVLRYIGMKMNIFYNEKRKPFLFSEGKNISLSHSFEKIAIAISSYQIGIDIEKLRKDNKIVKIKKKFLRKDESIFINPNYEEDYLHIIWGIKESLYKLEGGIFYSFLDHYKVSPFCLKKDYCISCWILKKTYSKKFSAFYRKIEEHYLVYIIDK; translated from the coding sequence ATGAATTTTTGTGCCTATAAATTTAATAATCTTCATACAAAGATTATAGTTTTTAGATGGGAACACTTTTTAGAAACAACGTTTTTAGAAAAGCTAATTCTTTCCGATAAAGAAAAAATGTTTTTTTTATCTTTATCAAAAAAAAGAAAAAGAGAATTTTTAGGAATCCGTTATGTACTGAGATATATAGGCATGAAAATGAATATTTTTTATAATGAAAAAAGAAAACCCTTTCTTTTTTCTGAAGGAAAAAATATTTCCTTAAGTCATTCTTTTGAAAAAATTGCCATAGCTATAAGTTCTTATCAGATAGGGATAGACATAGAAAAATTACGAAAAGACAATAAAATAGTTAAAATAAAAAAAAAATTTCTTAGAAAAGATGAATCTATTTTTATTAATCCAAATTATGAAGAAGATTATCTGCATATTATATGGGGAATTAAAGAAAGTTTGTATAAACTAGAAGGTGGTATTTTTTATAGTTTTTTAGATCATTATAAAGTTTCTCCTTTTTGTCTTAAAAAAGATTATTGCATATCATGCTGGATTCTAAAAAAGACCTATAGTAAGAAATTTTCTGCTTTTTATAGAAAAATAGAAGAACATTACCTAGTTTATATTATAGATAAATGA
- a CDS encoding Mrp/NBP35 family ATP-binding protein, whose translation MKERIEKALENVILLDKKNIIESGFVKKIDLLSNKIIIYLSLSNPAMHFKNKLIKDITDSIKNQNILDTICIKIEMKSDIKPVIKNIIAVASGKGGVGKSTISANIAVSLVKMGFHVGLLDADIYGPSIPLMFNIEEEDINTRIHKNGMINPIISYGVKILSIGFFSKYGQAIVWRGPMVTKVLRQFIHETDWGELDFLIVDLPPGTGDIHLSLLQEISLKGIVIVSTSQKVALSDVNRSVGMFRIQSISVPILGIIENMSYVLTKESKEKCYFFGKNGVKNFSKKMNLFFLGEIPMLQEIREYSDLGIPGVLENENIKNIFLKITKNIINQLSMK comes from the coding sequence ATGAAAGAAAGAATTGAAAAAGCATTAGAAAATGTTATTCTTCTTGATAAGAAAAATATTATTGAATCTGGTTTTGTAAAAAAAATAGATTTATTAAGTAATAAGATCATAATCTATTTGAGTTTATCCAATCCAGCTATGCATTTCAAAAATAAATTAATAAAAGATATAACCGATTCGATCAAAAATCAAAATATATTAGATACAATATGCATAAAAATAGAAATGAAATCAGATATCAAACCTGTAATCAAAAACATAATAGCTGTAGCTTCTGGAAAAGGAGGAGTTGGAAAATCTACAATATCAGCTAATATTGCTGTATCTTTAGTCAAAATGGGTTTTCATGTTGGATTATTAGACGCTGATATATATGGTCCTTCTATTCCATTAATGTTTAATATTGAAGAGGAAGATATTAATACAAGGATACATAAAAATGGGATGATTAATCCTATTATTAGTTATGGAGTTAAAATTCTATCTATAGGTTTTTTTTCAAAATATGGACAGGCTATTGTTTGGAGAGGTCCGATGGTCACTAAAGTTTTGAGACAATTTATTCATGAAACTGATTGGGGGGAGTTAGACTTTTTAATTGTAGATTTACCACCAGGAACAGGGGATATCCATTTATCTCTTTTGCAAGAAATTTCATTAAAAGGAATTGTTATAGTTAGTACATCTCAAAAAGTAGCATTGTCGGATGTAAATAGGTCTGTAGGAATGTTTCGTATTCAATCTATTTCTGTTCCAATTCTTGGAATTATAGAAAATATGTCTTATGTTCTTACAAAAGAAAGCAAAGAAAAATGCTATTTTTTTGGAAAAAATGGAGTTAAGAATTTTTCCAAAAAAATGAATCTTTTTTTTCTTGGAGAAATTCCTATGTTACAAGAAATACGAGAATATTCAGACTTGGGAATTCCTGGAGTTTTAGAAAACGAGAATATTAAAAATATTTTTCTAAAAATTACGAAAAATATTATCAATCAATTGAGTATGAAATGA
- a CDS encoding purine-nucleoside phosphorylase, whose translation MSIILEKSKQYIQNKIKEKPDFGILLLGSQFDKLIEEIQNPICISYEEIPIFSKKKLYGKFLFGQIEGKNIVFLIEPFSEENGTNYFPIVLCKNIGIDKFILINISGGVNPNYKMGDVMLVKDHINFFPENPNIKDLIKNRFFEITEIYDKNMLEIAENIAMNHNIIIQKGVYVAFPYSNYKTYAEHSMIRSMGGDSVGMNIVTDVITARCMNLRVFAISIIVMGVYGPKIQNNADYRNTFFQETEKSISILILIIKEFIKLC comes from the coding sequence ATGTCAATTATTTTAGAAAAATCAAAACAATACATACAAAACAAAATCAAAGAAAAACCTGATTTTGGAATTTTATTATTAGGAAGTCAGTTTGATAAACTGATAGAGGAAATCCAAAATCCTATATGCATTTCTTATGAAGAAATACCCATTTTTTCGAAAAAAAAATTATATGGAAAATTTCTATTTGGTCAAATAGAAGGGAAGAATATAGTTTTTTTAATAGAACCTTTTTCTGAAGAAAATGGGACAAACTATTTTCCTATTGTTTTGTGTAAAAATATAGGAATCGATAAATTCATATTAATTAATATTTCTGGAGGGGTAAATCCAAATTACAAAATGGGAGATGTTATGTTGGTTAAAGATCATATAAATTTTTTTCCAGAAAATCCTAATATAAAGGATTTGATCAAAAATAGATTTTTTGAAATCACAGAAATATATGATAAAAATATGCTAGAAATTGCAGAAAATATAGCCATGAATCATAACATAATTATCCAGAAAGGAGTGTATGTAGCTTTTCCCTATTCTAATTATAAAACCTATGCAGAACATTCTATGATACGATCTATGGGTGGAGATAGTGTTGGAATGAATATAGTTACAGATGTGATCACTGCTAGATGTATGAATTTACGAGTATTCGCCATATCTATTATTGTGATGGGGGTATATGGACCTAAAATTCAGAATAATGCAGATTATAGGAATACATTTTTTCAAGAAACGGAAAAATCTATATCTATTCTAATATTAATAATAAAAGAATTTATAAAACTTTGTTGA